In Cydia fagiglandana chromosome 3, ilCydFagi1.1, whole genome shotgun sequence, the following are encoded in one genomic region:
- the LOC134680419 gene encoding protein diaphanous homolog 1-like, with protein MTTRRDVLVAKMQQLQKELKTADELNKRLLQEQEESAEQFEQVVRINTTLKSQLANQDVEFEDMQGQRDELQAAVDQFKNCQEIHEQALQRIQDLEQQLEESESKHSCKYCSGHSGLRDNNLSIFAEINSFDVDSVDDSIGFSPMVETVDLKSSVHIEGSSDIRVALKGSKKIKKYLKLSRFIKKSKLLLKRHNSIFKTIQSKCNSVALSDELLNCQYQLDRTVEELSHRSDELEKLELKLKNLNNRDELSSKALQEYIAFMNNVLEPGSGYTLRMDSPRPPPRPAAPDSPALRAALAAPGSPALRALFASRAARAPELRGDSEPAPRVADPAPPPPSSPPSRAEQVPSGPGRAEPTPSLPCLVEPAPSPPSLVKLALSLLTYVEPAPSPPSPVSPAPSPPGLPSPAPAPPRLGSGAAPPRPQRRPRAAGRRTLLYSDEVGAGLGVLLAQRLSQGVVNHCHPGASVDRLIESISAGEFDRDSTLVVLLGNSLDCTKRDILKLSATLSAIDRGEVAKIIICALPYRMSSKQTAAEEQNEVSDKREVDVVKLNYWKHVDLNRGRAGVAVRRD; from the coding sequence ATGACTACACGCAGGGATGTCCTGGTTGCTAAAATGCAGCAATTACAGAAAGAACTGAAAACAGCCGATGAATTGAACAAAAGACTCCTTCAAGAACAGGAAGAGAGTGCAGAGCAATTTGAGCAAGTTGTTAGAATAAACACAACCCTCAAGTCTCAGCTCGCTAACCAGGATGTTGAGTTCGAAGACATGCAGGGGCAGCGGGATGAACTTCAAGCTGCCGTTGATCAGTTCAAGAATTGTCAGGAGATACATGAGCAGGCATTACAACGCATCCAGGACTTAGAACAGCAGCTGGAGGAGTCAGAGTCAAAACATAGTTGCAAGTATTGCTCCGGCCACTCCGGACTGCGAGAcaataatttaagtatttttgctGAAATTAATAGCTTTGATGTAGATTCAGTCGATGATAGCATAGGGTTCTCCCCAATGGTAGAAACAGTAGATTTAAAAAGTTCTGTGCACATTGAAGGCAGTAGTGATATTAGAGTCGCACTGAAAggatccaaaaaaataaaaaaatatttaaaactcagtagATTCATAAAGAAATCTAAACTTTTGCTAAAACGCCATAATTCAATATTCAAAACGATACAATCCAAATGTAACAGTGTCGCCTTAAGCGATGAACTTCTAAACTGCCAATACCAACTAGACCGGACAGTAGAAGAATTGAGTCATCGCTCCGATGAACTAGAAAAATTAGAATTAaagttgaaaaacttaaataatagagACGAACTGTCAAGTAAAGCGTTACAGGAATACATAGCCTTTATGAATAATGTTCTAGAACCGGGGAGCGGCTACACTCTGCGTATGGACTCGCCGCGgcccccgccccgccccgccgcgccggactcgcccgcgctgcgcgccgcCCTGGCCGCGCCCGGCtcgcccgcgctgcgcgccctgttcgcgtcgcgcgccgcccgcgcgcccgAGCTGCGCGGCGACTCCGAGCCCGCCCCTCGCGTCGCGGATCCGGCGCCCCCGCCGCCATCGTCACCGCCGAGCCGAGCCGAGCAGGTTCCATCGGGGCCGGGCCGAGCCGAGCCGACTCCGTCGCTGCCGTGCCTCGTCGAGCCGGCCCCTTCACCGCCGAGCCTTGTCAAGCTGGCTCTGTCGCTGCTGACCTACGTCGAGCCTGCGCCATCCCCGCCGAGCCCTGTCTCGCCAGCTCCATCGCCGCCAGGCCTCCCCTCGCCAGCACCAGCGCCGCCCCGCCTCGGGTCCGGGGCGGCCCCGCCGCGGCCgcagcgccgcccgcgcgccgccgGCCGCCGCACGCTGCTGTACTCGGACGAGGTGGGCGCCGGCCTGGGCGTGCTGCTGGCGCAGCGCTTGTCGCAGGGCGTCGTCAACCATTGTCACCCGGGCGCCTCTGTCGATCGTTTGATCGAATCTATTTCTGCGGGCGAGTTTGACCGCGACTCGACGCTTGTAGTTTTATTAGGAAATAGTTTAGACTGTACTAAGCGAGATATCTTAAAATTATCCGCTACGCTGTCGGCGATTGACCGGGGAGAggttgctaaaataattatctgtGCGCTCCCTTATAGAATGTCGAGCAAG